One Ricinus communis isolate WT05 ecotype wild-type chromosome 7, ASM1957865v1, whole genome shotgun sequence genomic region harbors:
- the LOC8262121 gene encoding uncharacterized protein LOC8262121 codes for MVCFCFLVDQTREVRKSKPAAGICSRCGGGASVADMKTFTRFCYVPFYCKSWRAIICTFCGSILRSYR; via the coding sequence ATGGTATGCTTCTGCTTTCTCGTTGATCAGACAAGGGAAGTGAGAAAAAGCAAGCCGGCGGCGGGGATTTGCTCAAGATGCGGTGGTGGAGCAAGTGTTGCTGACATGAAAACTTTTACTAGATTTTGCTATGTCCCCTTCTATTGCAAATCTTGGAGAGCTATCATTTGTACCTTTTGTGGTTCCATTCTTCGATCTTACcgatga